Part of the Leptospira johnsonii genome is shown below.
CCAATTTGTCCGGGGGTCCATGTATCTTTATATGCGGACCACAAGGAGGCGCCAATGAAAACCGAATATAGAAACTCGATCAACCAAGAAAAAATATCTGCTCTCGCCGAAATGCTCGCAGACAAACTCATCGAAGAAATCCGCAAAAGAGCCCTGGAAAAACACGAAAATTTCCCAAAAGAGGCGGCATAAAACGGAATGTTGTCAGAAAAAACCGATTGCCAAGGGACGTTTTCCTTACAAAATTCCGCAAGTCGGAGGTAGAAATGTCCCAAGGCGATTTTTTTCGGATCCGTAAAAGTTTTCTGATCGGTTTTGCCGGTCTGATCCTGTTTTTCACGAATTCATGCGGTTATAACACGATCCAAGTCCAAGACGAACAGGTAAAGGCTGCCTGGTCAGAAGTAATCAATATGTACCAGAGAAGAGCGGACCTAATCCCAAACCTGGTTAACACAGTCAAAGGATACGCTGCACAAGAAAAAGAAGTGTTAATCGAAGTAACCAGGGCTAGAGCCAGCGTAGGTTCCGTCCAGGCTACACCTGAAATATTAAATAATCCTGAACTGTTTGCAAAATTCAATCAGGCGCAAGGACAAATGACCTCTGCGCTTTCCAGATTGATGGTGGTAGTAGAAAAATATCCGGACCTAAAATCCGACAAAAGTTTTATCGGACTACAAGCTCAGTTAGAAGGTACTGAAAACAGGATCGCTGTCGCAAGAAACCGTTATATCACTTCTGTCCAAGAATACAATATTACAGTCAGGACGTTTCCAAACGTGATCACCGCTAAAATTTTCGGCTACGACGTAAAACCGAATTTCAGCGTAGAAAACGAAAAAGAAATTTCTAAACCTCCTCAAGTCCAATTTTAAAACCTGGATCTCAGATGAGAAGACTGCTCTTTCTTCCAATTTTACTATTCTGTTCCGGGATTTTCGCGGACCAGATCCCTATTCCCAAATTGACGCACAGGGTCACAGACCTGACTTCCACATTAAACGAAGAAGAAGTTTCCAATTTGGAAAATAAACTAAAGGACTTCGAAAAACGAAAAGGAAGCCAAGTGGTCTTGGTCATTATCCCAACGACTGGAGAAGAGACCATAGAACAGTATTCCATACGTCTTGCAGAAGATTGGAAAATAGGAAGAAAGACCATAGCAGACGGAGTCATTTTCCTAGTCGCAAAAGACGATCGTAAAATGCGTTTCGAGATCGGAAGAGGATTAGAAGGAGCCATCCCAGACGTAATAAGTAAAAGGATACAGCTGGAATACGTTAGACCCTTATTCAAAGAAGGTAAGTATTACGAAGGGATTGATCAAGGGATAGATAAAATCCTAGGCCTTATAGACGGGGAACCTTTGCCGGAACCGAGTTCTACTAGCTACGAGTCAAACGCAGCGCCAGAAGAGGATCAATTCGGACTTTATATTGCCGCATTGGTCGTCATAGGGATTGCAGTAGGGTTCATATTTAAGAAATTATTCAGCCTGCTACAAGCGGGAGTTGCTACTTACGCCGGGTACTGGGTGGGCGGATTATTAGGTTTTTCTTTAGAAGTAATGCTTCCACTTTTGGTGATCTTCTTTATACTTCTCTGTATAATATACATTGCGGCCAAGAATCCAGGTTCTGGCGGAGGGGGATGGTCCGGAGGTTCTTGGAGTTCCTATAGCTCCAGCGATTCAGGTTGGAGTTCCTCATCTTCCGGTGATTCTTTCAGCGGTGGTGGAGGAGATTTCAGTGGAGGGGGATCCTCTTCGGATTGGTAATTCTTATGAGCAAAAATCCTTCTTTAACCGAAAGACTGATACGCAATATTTTTGCGGGTTTCCTGGACCTATTTAGGATAGGGAACGGACCTTTATCAGGTTTTACTTTATTAAGAAAATATTTTAGTCCAAAAGATCTGAGAGAGATCACATCCGCAGTTGCAAGTTCCGAAAAAACCCATAGAGGGGAATTAAAGGTAGCGATCGAAACAAAGATCCCCCTATTCCAGATATTCTCAGGCAAAACAGCAAGAGACAGAGCGTTAGAAATGTTCTCTTTCTTAAAAGTTTGGGATACGGAAGAAAATACGGGAGTACTGATCTATATTCTTCTTTCCGAAAAGAAGATCGTGACCTTGGCAGATCGCGGGATCTACAAAAAGATAGGACAGGAAAAATTGAATTTGATCTCGTCAAAAATAGGAGAAGGTTTTAGATCCAAAGCTCCTAAGGACGCGATACTCACGGGGATCAAAGAGCTTACGGAAGAACTAAGTAAATATTTCCCTGCCGGAAAGAAAAATCCGAACGAGATCTCAAACGAACCTTATATAAGTTAGAAATATTAGAAACTTCTAATCTTGTTTACCATGGAATAGAGGCCGTTACGGCGGCTCATGGAAAGATGTTTGTCCAGGCCGATCTCTTTTAAAAATTCCAGGGAAGCCAACTTGATCTCTTCTCTTGTTCTGCCCGAAAAAACTCGCAAAAGCAAAGCTATCATTCCTTTTGTGATCGCGGAATCGCTGTCCGCTTGGATAAATAATTTGCCTTCTTTTTCTTCGGGAACAACCCAAACTCTGGACTGACAACCTGGGACCAATCTATCTTCCGTTTTTAATTCGGGAGGCAAAACAGGAAGCTCGTCTCCGATCTCGATCAGCATCTGGTATCTTTCTTCCCAGTCTGCCGCCTCCGAGAACTCGGCGATAATTTCTTTTTGAGCTTCTTCCAGAGTTGGCATTCTTTTCCCCAAGCTGTTTTCTTCTAGGCTAAAAACCATGGTTTCCCCGGAAACAAAATAATTTTGGCGGGGCCCGAGGCCCCACTCTCTTATTTTAGACGATTCTTCAGATATTTAATCAGATTGAAAATCCCTGCTGCGATCAAAGCCAGAGGAATAATATAGATCAAAGAAAGTATCAGTTTTAATCCAAGACTTGCTAGATCGATAAACGCATCTCCGAAACTAGGAACTTCTACTGCTTTTGGTTTTTTAGGACCGTACATATGAATGCTGATCTTCGCCCAATTAACTCTATCCAGAATTTTCCATTTTTCGAATTCAGCGGAGTCCGCAGAATCTTCAGATTGCCCTAATAATTCTTCGATCTCTGCCGCGTTTTTAGGAGTAGATCTTGCGCCTAGTTCCGTTCTTCTAGCGATCCTGATCTTCTCCCTTCTGGAATGGATCTGTTCTAATGTATAATTTTCAGTATGATCTTCTACTTGGATATTTTCAGAAGTGAGTGTGCCGACCTTCTCTAATTCCATCAAAACTTGGTATAGATCGGAAGACTTTACATGAATAACGGCAGTCATGCTTGGTTCGGTATCCCCTCCCCAGTTCTGAAGACTTTCACTCTGCACGAATCCATACTTGCTGGAGAGTTCTAATAGGAATTTTCGAGCCGCGATAAAATCCTTTGTCTCGAAATTTAGATCTACCTTATATTCTAAAAGCCTACCTATCTTTAGGTTGCCGATCTTAGGAGTCGCAAAGGTTTTGATCTGGTCCTCCGGTGCTTCCTCCCTTTCACCAGCCTTGCCGCTAAGTTTTTTTTCGGCCTCTTGCATCGGTTGTTCGTCCGCAGAAGGCATGGGAGCCGCCGCGGATCTAGAACGTAAGTCTGAAAGTTCTTCAGATTGTTTTTGGGAATTTTCGGCCTTGCAGACGAAAAGAAAAGATACGATTAAGATTGAAGTTAGAAAGCGAAACATTCATTTCTCCTAAAAATCCTATACGTCCCGCATCGAACCTCGGACATATTTAGGGAACTTTCTATTAGAAACAAATGGATCGCTTTTTATTCCTTCGGTTTTTATCGAATCTTTGGGTGAAATACTTTCTGCATCATTTATAGAGCCGGAGCAAAGATCACACCTAATTGGTCTATTTCATCCCCGCTTCTTCCATGGAATCCTACGATTCCCCAGCCGTTAGGAGCGGAGTATGTGACACAACTGGAAGTGGTCGAGCCTCCTGTGAGAAACCTAGCTAGGTTTGTGCGAAATTGTGCATAAAAAATCCGAGTATGTCCACTTTTTTGCGCACTACAAAGTTTTACTTGGTCTAAGTATTCTCCCGTTCCCAGGCTCAAAGTTTGCAAACTTCCCCCTGTGCCTCCGTGGCTTAAGACAGTTCCATTTGTTAATTGTAAAGAGACTGCATCCACTCTGGATCCGGATCTTAAACTTATTTTAGATGCGGATGGAGAAGAAGGTAAAGAATTCACGTCGTTGAAAGCGGTTCCATGCGGCCCACCGAATGCATCGCTAAACAATAGATTCTGCAAAAGAGAATAATTGAATGTGGAAGAAACAGCATAATGGTCCGAAAGAGGGACTCCTGTTACAGGATGTACAAATCTCGCATCTTCGAGCAGATAAGAACTAGGAGATAAGGAAATATAGGAATTCCCACGGTAGAATATTTTATCCACTACCTCACAGCCAGGGCTTGTTCGATGCCCCTCGCAGTCCGTCAAAGCATCAGCTCCCTGTGTAGGATAGGATCCTCCACGGATCAGCTGGATCCAAACATCCGTAAATCCATGATTTATAAATTCTCGGATATTATCTCCGGATCTAGTATATCTTGTATTCGTATCTCCCATTACGATCACTGCGTTTCCAGAAGAATTAGATTCTATAAAATTCAATATTTGCAATATATTGGATCTTCTTGCGGCTAGATCCGCTTCTTCTGTACTTGCGTTCGTATGCAAGTTATACACGTCTAAAAATACTCCGGGTGCAACCTTATGCCTTGCCAAAGTAAATCCCTTAGGAGTTAAACAATCCGTTCCGTTGCAAGCATTCCAATCCACTCTTTGGAAATCCGAAAATGGAAAATATGACAATGTATTTAGACCGTCTCCTATGCCCATCCCTCCACTTGTAGCAGATCTGTAAGGATGTACATCGTTGGCATACAAACTCGCATGGTAATTAAAATCTTCCTGGACTTGGATCAGATCGAATGGGGTCATCAAAGGTCCCATATAGGGAGTGTTCTCACTCGGGTTCGAGCTGGAAAAAGGTTCCAGTAGTCCGGCCACATTGTAAGTGAGTAGGGAAAATGTTCCGGTCCCGTTTACAGTATTGATGACTGCGAAGTCCGAATAATTAGCACCCATTTTCGCTTGGTCCGGTTTCTGGATCAGTCCGAGTAAACTTTCCGTATTTATGACCTTATCCCCGTTGCAATTGAATAGGAACCATAAGATCCCTACCAAAAGGGGAAGTCCCTTTTTGCCTTGTTCGATTTTCATTTTGCGTTCTCCGTTTTTGATATCGAACGAGCAGTATAAATATAAGTATTATATTCTAATTAGAATTTTCTTATATGGTCATTTTTTTCTGCTATGGGACTCTTTTACCTATTCCAGCTTCTAAAATCCGGAACCAATCCTCTATTTCTAACTGAATCTGAAATGCTTTGGTAGCAGATCTGATACGATCTGGCCTATTCGTCCCTAAAACTGGGACCAATTGTGCAGGATGGAAGAGATGCCAAGAGAATAAAACCGCATCCAATGTTGTATCCTTCTTCTTTGCAAGGACTTCTAATGTTTTATACAAAACCTTGCCGCTTTCTTTCAAGGAACGAAATGCTCTTGTGACCTCGTCAGCATTCATAAGAGGATCAGGCCTATGGATCAGAAACAGATCTATCCCATCTACATTCAGTTTTTTTAATGAACTTTCATGAGCGGATCAAATTCTGCGCCGAATCTTTCTTCGTTTCCGCATCCTCCATATAGATCCGCATGATCGAATGTATCTATTCCGGATTCAAGGCAAACTTCTATCTTTTCTAAAATGCGATGAGTCCCTGTCCCTTTCGGGTCCATATGTAATCGCCTACATCCCCAGCCTGGAAAAACCCGGACCTTCTTTGTATTTATCTTCTTTCTCCGGCTCCATAAGCATGGTATTCGTATTTTAGAAGGAGTCGACCAATCAACACGGAAAATGAAAAGACTTGCCTTTCCATTCTGTAGTTTTATAAAAGTTTTCATTCTCTAACGGGAGAGCTTACATGAAAACAAATACAATTTCCCGATCTGGCAAATCCGCAATTAAGAAAGTTTCCCCTAACAAAACTAAGCCGAAAGGTATAGG
Proteins encoded:
- a CDS encoding SufE family protein, which encodes MPTLEEAQKEIIAEFSEAADWEERYQMLIEIGDELPVLPPELKTEDRLVPGCQSRVWVVPEEKEGKLFIQADSDSAITKGMIALLLRVFSGRTREEIKLASLEFLKEIGLDKHLSMSRRNGLYSMVNKIRSF
- a CDS encoding LemA family protein — protein: MSQGDFFRIRKSFLIGFAGLILFFTNSCGYNTIQVQDEQVKAAWSEVINMYQRRADLIPNLVNTVKGYAAQEKEVLIEVTRARASVGSVQATPEILNNPELFAKFNQAQGQMTSALSRLMVVVEKYPDLKSDKSFIGLQAQLEGTENRIAVARNRYITSVQEYNITVRTFPNVITAKIFGYDVKPNFSVENEKEISKPPQVQF
- a CDS encoding jacalin-like lectin; translated protein: MKIEQGKKGLPLLVGILWFLFNCNGDKVINTESLLGLIQKPDQAKMGANYSDFAVINTVNGTGTFSLLTYNVAGLLEPFSSSNPSENTPYMGPLMTPFDLIQVQEDFNYHASLYANDVHPYRSATSGGMGIGDGLNTLSYFPFSDFQRVDWNACNGTDCLTPKGFTLARHKVAPGVFLDVYNLHTNASTEEADLAARRSNILQILNFIESNSSGNAVIVMGDTNTRYTRSGDNIREFINHGFTDVWIQLIRGGSYPTQGADALTDCEGHRTSPGCEVVDKIFYRGNSYISLSPSSYLLEDARFVHPVTGVPLSDHYAVSSTFNYSLLQNLLFSDAFGGPHGTAFNDVNSLPSSPSASKISLRSGSRVDAVSLQLTNGTVLSHGGTGGSLQTLSLGTGEYLDQVKLCSAQKSGHTRIFYAQFRTNLARFLTGGSTTSSCVTYSAPNGWGIVGFHGRSGDEIDQLGVIFAPAL
- a CDS encoding TPM domain-containing protein — protein: MRRLLFLPILLFCSGIFADQIPIPKLTHRVTDLTSTLNEEEVSNLENKLKDFEKRKGSQVVLVIIPTTGEETIEQYSIRLAEDWKIGRKTIADGVIFLVAKDDRKMRFEIGRGLEGAIPDVISKRIQLEYVRPLFKEGKYYEGIDQGIDKILGLIDGEPLPEPSSTSYESNAAPEEDQFGLYIAALVVIGIAVGFIFKKLFSLLQAGVATYAGYWVGGLLGFSLEVMLPLLVIFFILLCIIYIAAKNPGSGGGGWSGGSWSSYSSSDSGWSSSSSGDSFSGGGGDFSGGGSSSDW
- a CDS encoding TPM domain-containing protein, which translates into the protein MSKNPSLTERLIRNIFAGFLDLFRIGNGPLSGFTLLRKYFSPKDLREITSAVASSEKTHRGELKVAIETKIPLFQIFSGKTARDRALEMFSFLKVWDTEENTGVLIYILLSEKKIVTLADRGIYKKIGQEKLNLISSKIGEGFRSKAPKDAILTGIKELTEELSKYFPAGKKNPNEISNEPYIS
- a CDS encoding aldo/keto reductase yields the protein MNVDGIDLFLIHRPDPLMNADEVTRAFRSLKESGKVLYKTLEVLAKKKDTTLDAVLFSWHLFHPAQLVPVLGTNRPDRIRSATKAFQIQLEIEDWFRILEAGIGKRVP
- a CDS encoding DUF4349 domain-containing protein, producing the protein MFRFLTSILIVSFLFVCKAENSQKQSEELSDLRSRSAAAPMPSADEQPMQEAEKKLSGKAGEREEAPEDQIKTFATPKIGNLKIGRLLEYKVDLNFETKDFIAARKFLLELSSKYGFVQSESLQNWGGDTEPSMTAVIHVKSSDLYQVLMELEKVGTLTSENIQVEDHTENYTLEQIHSRREKIRIARRTELGARSTPKNAAEIEELLGQSEDSADSAEFEKWKILDRVNWAKISIHMYGPKKPKAVEVPSFGDAFIDLASLGLKLILSLIYIIPLALIAAGIFNLIKYLKNRLK